The DNA window CGGCGTCATCGGCGTCAACGGTGGCGCCTGCTACGGCGCGGACACGCCATTCGGCGGATACAAGGCCAGCGGGGTGGGCCGCCAGAACGGTGTGGCCGGGTTCGACCAGTACACCGAGGTCAAGTCCGTGGGGTATCCGGCCGGGTAGCGACCCGCACACGCCGAGATTGCCGTGCGGGCAGTGGTTTCGGCATCGACCACGACCACGGCGGCAATCTCGGTGCGTGTCGGGAAGCGGCGTGCGAGACGTGGCGGTGGCCGGTCAGCTGACGCCGTCGACGCTCGCGGAGAACGAGTTGACCGACTGCCCACGCTGCCGTTCCACGGCTCGAAGCCGGCTTGGATACTGGTCAGATAAACCGTTGCTGCCCTCCTGCGCCCGTCGTTCGTGCTGTTGCCCAAGATGGAGCTTGTACGAACCAGTCGTGAAACTGCGCCACTTGGGCGCTCGAAGTTGAGACTCCTGCCCGACCGCGCCGGGCAAGGTCGCCACGCTCGTGGACACTTCGTCGGCGGCCGCCACCAAAACCTTCGTTGGCGGGGCCCGCGACCCGGCGCCCCGCGGTCCTTCGCCGCATGTCTCTCCAGGAGATCCCCGGCTGAAGTGGCCCACTTGAGGCGCGATGACGAACGTCCTGAAGCGCGCGACTTTGGTCCCTGTTGCGGAACTCCGGTAAATGGTCGGATATTCATGACGGCGCCGCCGCTTTTCGCCGGCGTCTGCGGTGCAGAACCGGCGAACATCGCGACCGGAATGTCGGAGGAGTCAGTGATGCGCAACAAGAATGGGGTTTCACCAGTCAAGCGACTCGGACGCGGATCGTGCGTCCGACGGGTGGCCCTAGCGGTCGCGCGGGGCGCCGCCGGCGCGCTGACCGCCGTGGCCGGGCTGGGCTTGCTTACCTACGCCGGTGCGCAGCCGGCGGCCGCCACTCACTTCAACCCCGACGAGCAACGGATCGTCGAGGAACTGCCCTTCGGATTCTCGGGAGCTTCCTGCGAAACCGCCGCCAACCCGCCTGCCGGCGCGCTGGCCAGTTTGGACTGCGGCCAGGACGCCGGACTCGACAGCCCGTTGGGCGGGCACTTCACGTCGTTCGCCGATCCGGGATCATTGGACCGTGCCTTCCACGACGATCTGGCCAACCGCGGGGCGGACTACATGCCGTCGCCGTGCCCCGGTCTGGACGCGTCCCCGACGGTGTGGCACTACATCGCGACGCCGGGGGAGACCGCGGGTCAGATCTTTTGCGGCACGCTCAACAACGCCCCGGATATCGAATGGACACGCGATCGGCAACTGCTGCTCCTCAATGTCCACGATGGCCCGGAACTGAACAAGCTGTTCCAGTGGTGGGACAGGTACGGGAACGAGCCCAGGGAGCTGTTTCCGTTCACCCGTTGAGTACACACTCCTGAAGTGGCGCGGTCTGCTGTGGCACGATCCCGAAAGGCGCGCTGAGCCAACGGGTCCCAGGGACGGCGCGTCGGGTCAGCCGGTGGTGTGGACGATCAGCACGTCGATCTTCGCCTTGGTGGCGATTCCTCCGGGGATGGAGAAGACCCGGCCGATGAGTGCGGATCGCGCGTCCAGCCCGACATTGCCGACCACGAGCAGATCGGCGTCGACTTCCTCGGCCAGGTCCACCAGCGCATGAACCGGGGCATCCTGGATCGGCCTTTCCTCGATGTCCGTGGCCCCCGCCGCCTCGGCTCGCTCTCGGGCGTCGTGCAGCATCGCGTAGATGGGCGCGTTGCCCTGCACCTTGTAGGCCTCGTCCCGGAGTATGTCGGCCGCGCGCAGGTCGTCCTTGGGGGGAACGTACCCGGTGGCGACGATCAACTTCGCGCCCGATTCGGCCGCGATGGCGCCGGCCTTGGCGACCGCCCGTAGCGACGACTCCGAGCCGTCGGTGCCGACGACCACGGTCCGATAGGTCTTCACTCGTTCTCCCTGCCTTGTCGCGCAATCCTTCTGCAGTCGGCCCCATCCATCCCGTCGCTGCCAGATTATCGGCGGATGTGCCGCAGTAAAGAGTTTTGCCCGACACCGCGGCGATCGCCGGTCGCGCGGACGCGGCCGCGTACGACCCGTCCGGTTGCGGGACCTTTTCTCATGGCGCGGAACTCAGCGCAGCGAGCCGGGTCGTGGAGTCGTCGCTCGGGGCGGCTGCCACGATGTGGGCAACCAGCTTGCCGCCACGGGTGACCTCGATCGGCTGTCCCGCGGCAACCCGGTCGAAATAACGACCCGCTCGCCTGCGCAGCTCCTCGAGCTCGACTCGCGGACCCGCGTCGGGGGCAGTCCTCGAGTCGCCGGCCGCCACGATCCGCGCCAGTAAGCTGCCGTCCCGGACGACGAAGAGCGTTTCCCCGGCCGCGACCCGATCGAAGCACCGGCCGGCGCGCTTTCGCAGCTCGTCGAGGCCGACCCACCCGCCGGCGTCCGGTGCCGCGACGCGGACGGGTCGCGCCGGGATCGGAGCGACCCTCCGGTGACCGACCGGCACGATTCGAGCCACCAACTTGCCGCGGCGGACGACATCGATCGTCGCGCCGGCGGCGACCCGCTCGAGATAGGTGGGCATGTTGTACCGAAGTTGGCCTAGGCCAATGACTTCCCGCA is part of the Mycobacterium sp. HUMS_12744610 genome and encodes:
- a CDS encoding PE family protein — encoded protein: MGHFSRGSPGETCGEGPRGAGSRAPPTKVLVAAADEVSTSVATLPGAVGQESQLRAPKWRSFTTGSYKLHLGQQHERRAQEGSNGLSDQYPSRLRAVERQRGQSVNSFSASVDGVS
- a CDS encoding universal stress protein gives rise to the protein MKTYRTVVVGTDGSESSLRAVAKAGAIAAESGAKLIVATGYVPPKDDLRAADILRDEAYKVQGNAPIYAMLHDARERAEAAGATDIEERPIQDAPVHALVDLAEEVDADLLVVGNVGLDARSALIGRVFSIPGGIATKAKIDVLIVHTTG
- a CDS encoding type II toxin-antitoxin system prevent-host-death family antitoxin; translated protein: MPTYLERVAAGATIDVVRRGKLVARIVPVGHRRVAPIPARPVRVAAPDAGGWVGLDELRKRAGRCFDRVAAGETLFVVRDGSLLARIVAAGDSRTAPDAGPRVELEELRRRAGRYFDRVAAGQPIEVTRGGKLVAHIVAAAPSDDSTTRLAALSSAP